Part of the Flavobacterium alkalisoli genome is shown below.
GGCAACAGTAATGCACTGGGCAACATTAAGTTTAATTATAATAATCGCTTTTCGGTTTACCTGCACGATACCAATCACCGTGAAATGTTTGGCAGATCATACAGGGCATTGAGTTCAGGATGCGTAAGAGTACACAAACCGCTTGAACTTGCAGAAAAAATCCTGACCAAAGAAAACAGCGACTGGAATATGGATAAAATAAACGAAATGATTGCAGCCGGCGATACCGAAAAAATCTACCTAAAAAAGACCAACAATGTACACCAGCTATACTGGACAGCGTGGATGGACAAAAATGGCCTTCAGTTTAGGAACGATATTTATAATCTCGATAAATTGCTCTACGATAAATTAAGAAATTAATTTAGACGAGGCTGTGTACTTTTTAGACGGATAGTAGATAAAAAGACACGATTTCCCCTGAATAAGACTAATAATCTCTTTAGTCACACCATTAGGTAATGCAGGACAACCAAGGCTTCTACCCAGTCTTCTGTGTTGCTTAATAAAGCTTTCGCTTACATAGTCTGCACCGTGCATTACAACAGCTCTGTTTCTTGCATTGCTGTTAATGCCGTTTTCAAGACCATCAAGACGCATAGAAGATCCGTGCTTTCCGGTGTAAAGTTCTCCGGTAGCATAAAAACCTAAGCTGCTTTTGTTAGAGTTAGCCGCATTGGAAAAAGCCGTAGCAAACTCATCACCACTGTTTCTTCCGTGAGCCACAAGAGTATTGTACAAAATAGTTTTTGTACTCATATCTATAACCCAAAGTCTTTTAATATTGGAAGACTTGCTAAAGTCTATAAGCGTTAGCAGGTCTTTTTTAATCTTACCCTGTTGCTTAAGTAGTTTAAACCCTTCAAATGCTGTTTGAAAAGATTCAAAGTCAGGCATTGAAAAAGAGTTAGACTCTATTTCATTATAAACCGACTCGGCAGTTACAATTGCAGCAGTTTCTGCAACCATTGGCAAAGCTTCCGGTTTAGATATGTTTTTGGTAGTAGTGGTAGTAGGTGAAGTTACAGCTGATAGTAAAAATAAAATTGACGTAAAAAAGTTGTAAATCATCTTCATTAATAGTTTTGCGTTTCTAACAGGTCGGCTAAAATAAATTAAAGTTTTCTAAACAAAAAACCCAACACTGTTAAAATCAGTTATTTAACATTTTCATTTGTAGTGACCAAAAAAATCACTATCTCCCTCACACACAATAACGTTTTAACAACAAATCTATTATATTTTTAATAATAAAAAGTTAATTATTGCGATTCGCCTAATATTATACAAGTACCTTGCCAAAAACGATTATAAAATGAATTTTATGAAAAAATACACAAATTTAACATACAACCGCTTTGTGGTAAATGGCAATTTGGATGGAAAATAGTACTTTTAACCAAATTTTATTTAATCCGCAGAAATTAAAATAAGTCATGAACAAAAAAGTAATCCTGATGATACTTGACGGATGGGGAAAATCTCCCGACCCTAAAGTATCTGCAATAGACAATGCAAACACTCCTTTTATAGATAGTTTATACACAAAATACCCCAATGCAACCCTTAGGACAGACGGACTCAACGTTGGCCTACCCGAAGGACAGATGGGAAACAGCGAAGTAGGCCACATGAATCTTGGTGCAGGCCGCATAGTGTACCAGGATCTTGCTAAGATTAACCTTGCCGTACAAAACAAAACCCTTAATACCGAAAAGCCTCTTGTTGACGCATTTAACTATGCCAAGCAAAACAACAAGAAAGTTCACTTTTTAGGCCTTGTTTCAAACGGTGGTGTACACTCACACATAGACCATATTAAAGGCTTAGTTGATGCTGCAAAAAATGCAGGTGTAAACAATACTTATATCCATGCTTTTACAGACGGCCGTGATGTAGACCCTAAATCAGGACTTGGTTTTATTACCGATCTTGAGAATTATATTAAAGACACTCCAACAAAACTGGCTTCTGTAATAGGCCGCTATTATGCCATGGACCGCGACAGGCGTTGGGAAAGGGTTAAACTGGCTTACGATTTGCTGGTACACGGTTTAGGAATACCTTCTACCAATACCGAACAAAGCATACAGCAAAGTTATGATGAAGGAGTTACTGATGAATTCATCAAGCCTATAGTTATGACTACTGACGGAACTAACCCGGTAGCTGTAATTGAGGAAGGAGATGTAGTTATCTTCTTTAACTTTAGAACCGACAGGGGAAGACAGCTTACAGAAGCGCTTACACAAAGTGACTTCCACGAGCAGAACATGCACAAAATGAACCTGTATTATGTTACCATGACTAATTATGATGACAATTACAAAAACGTTCATGTAATATACGACAAGGACAACCTTACCCAAACATTAGGTGAAGTGGTTGCCAAAAACGGCAAGAAACAAATAAGGATTGCCGAAACCGAAAAGTACCCTCACGTTACTTTCTTCTTCTCAGGAGGGCGCGAAGAACCTTTTGAGGGAGAGTCAAGAATTTTATGTCCTTCACCAAAAGTTGCCACTTACGATCTGCAACCGGAAATGAGCGCTTACAGCCTTACCGAAAACTTAGTTCCCGAATTGAACAAACAGGAGGTAGATTTTGTTTGCCTTAACTTCGCTAATGGAGACATGGTAGGCCATACCGGAGTTATGGAAGCCGCCATAAGAGCATGCGAGGCTGTGGATGCCTGCGTAAAACAGGTGGTGGAAGCTGCTCTTGACAACAACTATACTACTATTATAATTGCCGACCACGGTAACTGTGATACCATGATTAATCCTGACGGAAGCCCTAACACAGCACATACTACCAACCCGGTGCCTATTATTTTAGTAGACAAAGACCTGAAACACATTAAAGATGGTATTTTAGGGGATATTGCCCCAACCATTTGTGAACTGATGGGCATACAGCAACCGGAAGCCATGACACAACATTCGTTAGTATCTTAATAAATAACCCTGCCAAATGGCAGGGTTATTTATTATATATTCCTAAAGGATTCGTAATAACTTCGCTCTACAGCCTCCCTGTGGTCTGGGTGTGCAATATCGGTAAGTGCCTTAACCCTTTGAGTAAGTGTTTTACCATATAAATCGGCTATACCATATTCAGTTACTATATACTGAACATGAGAACGTGTGGTTACAACACCGGCTCCTTGCCTTAGGCATGGTACAATTTTGCTTTCCCCTCTTTTAGTAACAGAAGGCAATGCAATAATAGCCCTTCCCCCTTCACTCAAGGAGGCTCCTCTTATAAAATCCATCTGCCCGCCTACTCCCGAATACATTCTGTAACCTATTGAGTCGGCACTAACCTGCCCGGTAACATCTACCTCAATGGCAGAATTAATGGCAACCATTTTAGGATTTCTCCTTATGACAGATGTATCGTTTACAAAAGACGATTCGCGCATTTCAATAAAGGGGTTATCATTCACAAAATCGTACAGCCTTTGCGAACCTATAAGAAAAGTAGCCAACGCCCTTCCTTTTGCAACACCTTTATAATTACTGTTTATTACATTACTTTCTATAAGGTCTATAACACCATCCGAAAACATTTCGGTATGCAGGC
Proteins encoded:
- the gpmI gene encoding 2,3-bisphosphoglycerate-independent phosphoglycerate mutase, with the protein product MNKKVILMILDGWGKSPDPKVSAIDNANTPFIDSLYTKYPNATLRTDGLNVGLPEGQMGNSEVGHMNLGAGRIVYQDLAKINLAVQNKTLNTEKPLVDAFNYAKQNNKKVHFLGLVSNGGVHSHIDHIKGLVDAAKNAGVNNTYIHAFTDGRDVDPKSGLGFITDLENYIKDTPTKLASVIGRYYAMDRDRRWERVKLAYDLLVHGLGIPSTNTEQSIQQSYDEGVTDEFIKPIVMTTDGTNPVAVIEEGDVVIFFNFRTDRGRQLTEALTQSDFHEQNMHKMNLYYVTMTNYDDNYKNVHVIYDKDNLTQTLGEVVAKNGKKQIRIAETEKYPHVTFFFSGGREEPFEGESRILCPSPKVATYDLQPEMSAYSLTENLVPELNKQEVDFVCLNFANGDMVGHTGVMEAAIRACEAVDACVKQVVEAALDNNYTTIIIADHGNCDTMINPDGSPNTAHTTNPVPIILVDKDLKHIKDGILGDIAPTICELMGIQQPEAMTQHSLVS
- a CDS encoding murein L,D-transpeptidase catalytic domain family protein, translating into MIYNFFTSILFLLSAVTSPTTTTTKNISKPEALPMVAETAAIVTAESVYNEIESNSFSMPDFESFQTAFEGFKLLKQQGKIKKDLLTLIDFSKSSNIKRLWVIDMSTKTILYNTLVAHGRNSGDEFATAFSNAANSNKSSLGFYATGELYTGKHGSSMRLDGLENGINSNARNRAVVMHGADYVSESFIKQHRRLGRSLGCPALPNGVTKEIISLIQGKSCLFIYYPSKKYTASSKLIS